CCCGTTCCGGCCGCCGGCGAAGACCATTCGGGCCCCGAGCGCCAGGTCGGCGAGCCAGCCCGTGCGCGTACGCTGCCTCATCGCGGCGCCAGCATGGTCTCGCGGGTACGGCCGTCGCGCACCACGATCTCCCGATCGGCGTACGCGGCGACGCGTGGCTCGTGGGTCACCAGTACCACCGCCGCACCGGCCTGCCGAGCGGTCTCGGTGAGCAGCCGCATCACCTGTTCACCGTTGAGCGAGTCCAACGCTCCGGTCGGCTCGTCGGCGAAGACCACCCGGGGGGCGGTGACCAGCGCCCGGGCCACCGCGACCCGTTGCCCCTGCCCGCCGGAGACCTCGCCGGGGCGCTGCCCGGCCACGTCGGCGACCTCCAGCCGGGCCAGCCACTCGGCCGCCCGGCGTTCGGCCTCGCGCCGCCGTACCCGGTCCAGGCGTAGCGGCAGGGCGACGTTCTCCAGGCAGGTCAGCTCGGGTACCAGCTGACCGAACTGGAACACGAAGCCAAACTCGCTCCGGCGCAGCGCGCTGCGCTCGGTGTCGGACATCGCGGAGAGTTCCCGGTCCCGGTAGCGGACCTCGCCCGCGTCCGTCCGGACGATGCCGGCCAGGCAGTGCAGCAGGGTCGACTTGCCGGAGCCGGACGCCCCCATCACGGCGACGATCTCGCCGGCCGAGACCCGGAGGGTCGCCCCGTCGAGTGCCGGCGTCGCGCCGTACGCCTTGTGCAGCGCGATTCCGGCCAGCAGCGGTTGGTCCTCGCTTTGCTCGGTCACGTCGTCTCCTCGCTGCGCTCGTCGTCGCCATGACCTGGTCGACTGGGCTGGCCGATGCCCTCGCTTTGCTCGGTCATGTCGTCTCCTCGCTGCGCTCGTCGTCGCCATGACCTGGTCGACTGGGCTGGCCGATGCCCTCGCTTCGCTCGGTCATGTCGTCTCCTCGCTGCTGAGCTGGGCCGGTACATGCTGCGGCGCGGCTCTGTCGTGCAGGGTGGCCGCCAGGTTGTCCAGCCGGGCGGTGGTCAGTTCCAGCCAGCGCAGGTCAGCCTCGAGGTGGAACAGCGCGAAGTCGCAGATGAGCTGGTCGGCGAGGTCCCCGGCGGCCTTGCGTCGGGTCAGGTCGCGCATCAGCCGCAGGTGCTCGGCACGCTGGATGTCGAGGATGTCGGCGGCGTCCCGGCCGGTCAGCAGCCCGAGCACCACCTTCGCGTAGAGCGTGTTCTGCAGGTAGATGTCGGGCTTCTCCGGCTGCGCCAACCAGCGCTGTACGTCGGTCACTCCGGCGGTGGTGATCGCGTAGCGCTTGCGCTCCGGCCCGGCGCCGGGCTCCACCCCGTCGACCTCGACGAGCCCGCTCTTGAGCAGCCGGGCCAGGGTCGAGTAGACCTGCCCGTAGTGCAGCGGGCGGCCCTGGCCGAACCGTTCGTCGTAGAGCCGTTTCAGCTCGTAGCCGTGCCGGGGGTTGGCCTCCAGCAGGCCCAGGAAGGTCTGTCCGATTGACATGGGCGGGACTCTACACCACGCGTATACACCCTATGTATAGCCAGGGTGTGTACCCAGCTCGATCCAATACGGGTTGTGAGTTTCCGTTAACGCGTTGGACATCGATGCACTCAGATTCATGAAATCCTTCATTCCTACGGTTCGTGGCACCAGGCAGCAGCCCTCGGTGAAAGGGGTAGGCGGATGCCACGAGGCGTGCGGAACCGGCTGGTCATGCTGGCCGCGACAGCGGTGTTACTGGCCGCTGGCGGATGTGCCGAGGACCCGACGTTGGCGTCGGGAACGGGCGGCGGGAACACCATCAAGGTGGGCATTCTGCACTCGTTGAGCGGCACGATGGCGATCAGCGAGGTGACCGTACGGGATGCCGAACTGCTCGCCATCGAGGAGATCAACGCGGCGGGCGGACTGCTCGGCAAGCAGATCGAGCCGGTGGTCGAGGACGGCGCGTCGGACTGGCCGACCTTTGCCGAGAAGGCGCAGAAACTGATCTCGCAGGACAAGGTCGCCACCGTCTTCGGCGGCTGGACCTCGGCCAGTCGCAAGGCGATGCTGCCGGTCTTCGAGCGGAACAAGGCGCTGCTCTGGTATCCGGTGCAGTACGAGGGGCTGGAGAGCTCGCCGTACATCTTCTACACCGGGGCGACCACCAACCAGCAGATCGTGCCGGGGCTTGAGTACCTGAAGGAACAGGGCAAGAAGAGCATTTTCCTGGTCGGCAGCGACTACGTCTTCCCGCGTACGGCCAACAAGATCATCAAGGCGTACGCGGCGGCGAACGGGATGACGGTGCTCGGCGAGGAGTACACCCCGCTCGGTCACACCGAGTACAGCACGGTGGTGAACAAGCTCCAGCAGGCCAAGCCCGACGCCGTGTTCAACACCCTCAACGGGGACAGCAACGTCGCCTTCTTCAAGCAGCTGCGCAGCGCCGGCATCACCGCCGCCGCGATGCCGACCGTCTCGGTCAGCGTGGCCGAGGAGGAGGTGGTCGGGATCGGCGCCGACAACGTCGCCGGGCACCTGGTCGCGTGGAACTACTACCAGACCACCAGCGGCGCGCGGAACGACACCTTCGTCAAGGCGTTCAAGGCCAAGTACGGCACCGCCAAGGTCACCTCCGATCCGATGGAGGCCGGCTACAACGCGGTGTACCTCTGGGCCGAGTCGGTGAAGAAGGCGAACAGCGTGGCGGTCGAGGCGGTCAAGAAGGCCTCCGGCGGCATCTCGCTGGAGACCCCCGAGGGCACCGTCACGATCGACGGCGAGAACCAGCACGTCTTCAAGACGGCCAGGATCGGGCTGGTGCAGCCGGACGGCCAGATCAAGGAGGTCTGGAACTCCGGCAAGCCGATCAAGCCCGACCCGTACCTGAAGGGCTACCCGTGGGCGACCGGCCTGTCCTGAACAGCCGGTACGGACCCTGACCGACGGCCAGCGACCCGGGACGGAGGCGCGCCAGGCATGGCGACACTCAACCAACTGGTGATCGGGGCGAGCATCGGAGCGGTGCTGCTCCTGATCGCCCTCGGCCTGACCTTCACGTTCGGCCAGATGGGCGTGATCAACATGGCCCACGGCGAGTTCATCATGGCGGGCGCCTATACCGCGTACCTGCTCCAACCGCTGGTCGGTACGCAGTCGGTGCTGGTCGCCCTGCCGGTGGCGTTCGGCGTCGCCGGGGTGCTGGGGCTGATCCTCGAACGGCTGGCCATCCGGCACTTCTACGGCCGGCCGCTCGACACCCTGCTACTCACCTGGGGGATCAGCCTCATCCTGCAACAGGTCGCCCGGGACATCTTCGGCGCGCCGAACGTGCAGGTACGCGCACCGGGCTGGCTCACCGGCGGACTCGACCTCGGCGGCGTACGACTGCCGTACAACCGGGTCTTCATCATGATTCTCGCCGCCGGCTGCGTGGTGGCGATCTGGCTCTACCTGACCCGGCTCAAGCACGGCCGGCGGATGCGGGCGGTGATGCAGAACCGGCAGCTCGCGGCGGTCAGCGGGGTGGCCACCGAGCGGGTCGACCAGCTCACCTTCTTCATCGGCTCCGGCCTGGCCGGGGTGGCCGGGGTCGCGCTCACCCTGATCGGGCCGGTCGGCCCGACGTTGGGCACCAACTACATCGTCGACGCCTTCCTGGTGGTCGTGGCCGGCGGCCTCGGGCAACTACGGGGCGCGGTCATCGCCGCCTTCGCCCTCGGCATCCTGAACAGTTTCGTGGAGTTCTGGGTCGACAACGGAGCCAGTTTCGCCAAGGTGGTGGTGTTCGCCGTGATCATCGGATTCCTCCAGGTACGTCCGCAGGGCATGTTCGTCGTCCGTACCCGGGCGTTGTCGTGAGCGGGCCGGTGGCGACCGGGCCGGCCGGGCTGGCCGACCCGGCGTCCCGGGACCGGCGGCGGCTGACCGGACCGGCGCTGTTCGTCGCGGTCGGGTTGCTGCTGATGGTGGTCGCACCGGTGGTGCTGTCGCCGTTCCGGCTGGACCTGCTCGGCAAGTACCTCTGCTTCGCCATCGTCGCGGTCGGAATCGGCCTGGCCTGGGGCCGGGGCGGCATGCTCACCCTCGGCCAGGGCGTGTTCTTCGGCATCGGCGGCTACGCGATGGGCATGCACCTCAAGCTCCGGGAGGCCGGTCCGGGCGGACTGCCGGACTTCATGGTCTGGAGCGGGGTGGAGAGCCTGCCGGCGCTCTGGCGGCCGTTCGCCAACCCGATCTTCGCGATCGCCATGGTGGTGCTGTTGCCGATGGCGGTGGCCGTACTGCTCGGCCTGCTGGTGTTCCGGCAGCGGGTCCGGGGGGCGTACTTCGCCGTCCTCTCCCAGGCGCTGGCCGCGGCCTTCGTCATCCTGCTGGTCGGCCAGCAGGGCCTGACCGGCGGCACCAACGGGCTGACCAACTTCCAGATGTTCTTCGGGCTGGACCTCTACCAGCCCGCCGACAAGCGGATCCTCTACCTGGTCGTGGTGCTGGTGCTCGGGGCGATGTTCCTGGTCGCCTGGCAACTCGCGCGGAGTCGCTTCGGCCAACTCCTGGTCGCCGTCCGGGACGGCGAGGACCGGGTGCGGTTCCTCGGGTACGAGCCGGCGGTCGTGAAGACCATCGCGTTCGCCGTCTCCGCCGCGATGGCCGGGATCGCCGGTGCGCTCTTCGTCCCGATGGTCGGGCTGCTCAGCCCGGCCAACCTGGGCATCGTCGCCTCGTTGGAACTGCTGATCGGGGTGGCGATCGGTGGCCGGTTCTCGCTGGCCGGCGCGGTCGGCGGGGCGCTGCTGGTCAACTATGCCAAGACCATCTTCAGTGAGGAGTCGGCGGACAACTGGATCTACCTCCAGGGCGCCATGTTCGTCGTGGTGATGATCTGGGCGCCACGTGGTCTCGCCGGGCTGGCCACCGATGCCCGGGCCGCCGTCGCGGCCCGCCGCCGGACCCGGCCCGGCGCCGTTCCGGCATCGGCCGGAAGAAAACCGACGAACCCACCGGGTACGGCCGAGCCGAACGCGGCGGTTGGCGGACCCGAGCCGAACGCGGCGGTTGGCGCACCCGAGCCGAACGGGGCGGTTGGCGGACCCGAGCGGGAGCGGGTGGGCGAAGCGCCGGACCACCCGGAGCGGATCGCGCCCGGTGTGCCGGCGGTGGCCGGCGAGCGTAACGAGGTGGGACCGTGAGCGACCTGTTGCAGGTCCGGGGACTGAACGTCGTCTTCTCCGGATTCCGGGCCATCACCGACCTCGACTTCACCGTCAACTCCGGCGAGCTGCGGTTCCTGATCGGACCCAACGGGGCCGGCAAGACCACGCTGATCGACGTGATCACCGGTCTGACCAGGCCGGCGTCCGGCTCGGTGCGGTTCGCCGGGAACGAACTGCGCGGCCGGCGCGAGCACCAGATCGTCCGGCTCGGGATCGGCCGTACCTTCCAGACGTCGGTTGTCTTCGAGCAGTTGACCGTGCTGGAGAACCTGGACCTCGCCGCGACCTTCCGGCGCCCGCTCGGCACGCTGCTGCGCCGACGGCGGGGAGTTGCCGACCTGGTCGCATCGGCCCTGGACACCACCGGCCTGGCGGCCCTGGCGAACCGTCCCGCCGGGGTGCTGTCGCACGGCCAGCGGCAGTGGCTGGAGATCGGGATGCTGCTGGCGCAGTCTCCCCGGCTGTTGCTGCTGGACGAGCCGGTGGCCGGGATGAGCCGGGACGAGCGGGCCCGTACCGGCGAGTTGCTGCGGGAGGTGGCCCGGGACCACACCGTCATCGTGGTCGAACACGACATGGACTTCCTGCGCCGGTTCGCCAGCACGGTGACGGTGCTGCACGAGGGCCGGCTGCTCTGCGAGGGGACGGTCGCCCAGGTGCAGGCCGACCCCCGGGTGCAGGAGGTGTACCTCGGCCGGACCCGCAAGGAGAGTGCCGAACTGGTCAAGGAGGTCTCGTAGATGCTGACGGTGCAGGGGCTGGACGTCGCGTACGGCCGGGCACAGGTGCTCTTCGGCGTGGACCTGGAGGCACCGGCCGGTGGCCTGGTCTGCGTGATGGGCCGGAACGGGGTGGGCAAGACGACCCTGCTCAAGGCGATCATGGGTGTGCTGCCGGTCCGGGCCGGCCGGGTCGTCTTCGCCGGGGAGGAGATCACCGGCCTGCGGACCCACGAACGGGTACGCCGGGGGCTCGGTTACGTTCCGCCGGGTCACGAGACCTTTCCGCAGCTGACCGTCGCGGAGAACCTCCAGGTCGCGGCGGAGGCGGCGGGGGAGGTCAGCCGGGGTGCGGTGGACGAGGCCCTCGACCTCTTCCCGGCGCTGCCGGCGCTGCTGCGCCGACGGGCCGGTTTCCTCTCCGGCGGACAACAGCAGCAGCTCGCCATCGCCCGCGCACTGGTCAGCCGGCCCAGGATGCTGTTGCTGGACGAGCCGACCGAGGGCATCCAGCCGTCCATCATCCTGGAGATCGAGGAGGCGGTACAGCGACTGCACTCCGAACTCGGCCTGGCGATCCTGCTGGTCGAGCAGTATCTGGACCTCGCGCTCCGGGTGGCCGACCGGTTCGTGATCCTGGATGCCGGCGAGGTGGTCCGGTCCGGCGACCGGGACGACCTCCGGGATCCGTCGGTGCACGGGTTGCTCTCGGTCTAGCACTGGGATCTGTCGGTTGTGCCGGTCGAATCGGCTATGTCGGGCCTGCCGGCGATGCCGGTCCTTGCCGACAGGCCCGACACGGCGCCATCCGGACTAAACTGCCGAACCATGCTCGTCGATGCGACGCTGCTCGATGATCGCGCTCCCGCCCCCGCTTCCCCCCGATGACCGGCGGGAGGACCTGGACCACGGCCGGCGACCCCGGAGGGCGGACCGCCGACGGATCCGGTCGGTCCTGGCAGCCGGGCTGGACCTGGGGGCCCGACGGTCGCCGTCCCCGCCCCGGGCCGGCCCGCCCCGGGCCGTACCAGCCGGTGCCGGCGTGGGTCACCCAACTGGTCGGCTACACCGACGACCGGACCGGCCGACCGCACGCGCTGGTCACCAGCTACGCCGGCGCCCGGGTCGTCCTCGACCTCCTGGACGGGCGACCGGTCGGCGCGGTGGACGAGCGGGCCCACGCGAGCATCTGTGCGACCGCGCGGATCGCCGGCGAGCTGATGATCGTCTCCGGGGCAGGCTCGGGCTATCTCCAGGTGAGTGACCTCGACAGCGGGCGCTCCCGGTGGCGGCGGTGGTGCGGCGATGTCCGTTCCCTGGGCACCGTCATCCTGGCCGGTCGCCCGCATGCCGTGTTGACCGGCGGGTCGCCGAACCTACAGGTCTGGTCGCTGGCGGCCGAGGGCGGCGAACGGGTCGGCACGCTGCGGGTCGGCGCGGAGCGGATCGCCGTACTGGCCACCACGGAGACCGGCGACGACGCCATGGTGGCGGTCGGCACCGGTACCGGCCGGGTCTCGCTCTGGCGCCTGGTCACCGATCCGGGCGACGGGGACGGCGTACGCGGGGAACCGCTCGGCGAGTACGCCTTCGAGGTGCCGGGCCTGGTGAACGTGCTGCGGTTCGCCGACTGGCGGGAACAGCGGGTCCTGCTCGGTGCCGCCGGACGACTCGCCCGGGTCTGGACGGTGGCCGGCGGAACGCCGCTCGGACCGGTCTTCTCCGCGCACACCGGTCAGGTCAACTCGGTCGTAGCGGGGCGGCTGGGGGACCGGCCGGTGCTGTGGAGCGGGGACGACTCCACCGTACGGGCCTGGCTGCCCGAGTCCGGTACGCAGGTCGGCGAGGCGTACCGCTATCCGTACGAGGCGGCACCGACCTGCACCATCGCGGTCGAGATCACCCGTCGGTCGATGCTGGTCACCGGTGACGCCGCCGGCCTGGTGTGGGTGTGGGATCCGGACCGGCCCTACCCGTTCCGCCGCGAGGCGCCGACCGGAGGCGGTGCTGTCGAGGAGCCCGACGGCGTTCCGGAACCGACCCGGCTCGCGATCACCGAGGTCGCCGGCCGGCCGGTCGTGCTCGCCGGGTTCGCCGGCCAGCCCGTCCGGGGCCTCGATCCGGTGCGTGGCGCGGAGGTCGAGGTGCCGGTCGACGGCTCGCCGGCCGTGCCGGTGCTGCTCGTGCCCGGACATCCGCCGCTGTTGGCCCGGCTGGGAACGGACACGATCGAGGTGTGGGACCCGGGCTCGGGCGCCCGGATCGGCGCACCCGTGCCCTGTCCGCCCGGCGTCGTGGGTCCGGACGGTGCGGTGGGCCCGTGCGAGTCGGGACTGGTGGACGGCCGACGGGTACTGCTGCTGGCCGCCGGGGCGGAGCTGTGCCGGCTCGACGTCGAGTCCGGTCGGATCACCGGACCGCTGACCGGGCACTCCGGCCGGGTCCGGGCAATCGCGTTCGGGGAGCTGGCCGGCGTACCCGTGGTGCTCACCGCCGCCGAGGACGACACCGTACGGCTGTGGGACGCCCGGTCCGGGCGGAGTGTACGGACGGTGCTGGACGGTCACGGCGGTGCCGCGTACGCGGTGGTGGTCGCGACGGTCGACGGCCGTCGCCTGGTCTTCAGCGCGGGACGCAACGGCCAGGTCCGCAGTCTCGACCTGACCGACCTGGTCCGGACCGAGCCGGACGGGGTCGGGTCGAGCCGGGCGGACCTGGCCGGGACCGAACCGGCGGGGGAGTACGTCGAGCCCGCCCTGCCCGAACCGACGGTGCTGATGACCGCCACCGGTCCGGTGCGCTCGCTGGCGGTGACCCGGGCCGACGGAGTCGTCTGGCTGGTCGCCGCGGACGGTGCCGTGTTGCGCTGGCACCCCGTCGGGGCGGCCACCCCGCCCGGGCAGACGATCGAACTCGGTGCCACGGTGACCGATCTCGTGGCCCGGTCCGACCTGCTCGTGGTGGCGGCCACCGACGGTCTGATCGGTTACCGGCCGTCGCCGGTCTGACCGGTCACCGGCCGTCCTGTTAGGAAGGGCCCCCGCTACAACAGAAAACGATAGGAAGGGGCCCTTCCTAACACCTCAGGCGCCGGGCGCCGTCGGGGCCTCGAAGAGCAGGCACGACGAGGTGGCGTGGGCGACCAGCTTGCCGCGTCCGTCGGTCAGTCGCGCCTCGGCCAGCGCGGTCCGGCGGCCTCGCTGCAGGACCGTGCCCTCGCAGCGCAGCAGGCCGCTGTCCACGGTCACCGGGCGGAGGAACTTGACGTTGAGATCCAGCGAGGTGTAGCCCATCCCGGCCGGCAGGGTGCTGTGTACGGCGCAGCCGGCGGCCGTGTCCAGCAGGATCGACAGCACGCCGCCGTGCACCGTACCGAGCGGGTTGTAGTGGAACTCCTGCGGCGTCAACTCGACCGACACCCGGCCCTCGTCGGCGGTCATCCGGCCCATCGCGATCAGTTGGCTGACCGGCGGGGTGGGCACCTCGCCGGCGATCATCGCGCGCAGCAGTTCGAGCCCGCCGCGCCGGCCGAGCTGGGCGATGCCCTCCGCCGGATCGGCCCAGGAGAAGCTGCGGTTACGGGTGTCGAGCTGAGTCTCGGTCATGGACGCAGCTTGTCAGCAGTTGCTGAGTCTGTCAATAAGACCTAGCCTGACGGCATGTCGGCACCCGAAGCGCTGAACTGGTCGGTCGAGAACTGCACGATCGCGCGTGCCATGGAGATCCTCGGCGAGCGGTGGACCATCGTGGTGCTCCGCGAGGTGTTCAGCGGAGTCCGGCGCTTCGACGACATGCGCAGGCGTACGCAGATTCCCCGTCAGGTGCTCACCGACCGGCTGGCGATGCTGGTCGAGCGGGGGGTGCTGCGCCGCGAGCCGTACCGGGAGCCCGGTGCCCGGCTCCGGCACGAGTACCGGCTCACCACGAAGGGGCTCGACCTGTGGCCCGTACTGGTGGCGGTGCTGGAATGGGGCGACCGCTACCTCGCCGATCCGGCGGGATCACCGCTGAGCACGGTGCACCGGGGCTGCGAGGCGGAGATGCGGGTGGTGCTGCGGTGTACGGCCGGCCACGAGGTGGCCTCCCCGCGCGACGTGGTGCCACGTCCCGGCCCGGGGGCGCGTACCCACACCTGAGCCGGTCCGTCCGGCGAAGGTGCCCGGACGACGCCACCGGGAACGGCCCCGGCGGCGTCGGGTCCGTGGACTACCAGCGGAAGCCGGCGCCGTAGGAGATGTCGGCGAGCGCCTGCTGCCCGGACGCGTTCGGGTGGAAGTAGTCCCAGCTGGACAACTGGCCGAGGGCGAACGGGAAGTTGAACACCGCGTTGCCGTCGAAGGCGCAGTTGGACCCGTACGCGGCGCAGGCCTCGGCGAGCTGTGTGTTGAATTCGACCACCCGCTGGCGTACCCGGTTGCGGCGGTCGACGTCGGCCTGGGCGTTCGAGGTCGGGTTGGCCAGCATCGACTGGCAGATGCCAAAGAGTGACCAGGCCGAACGGGCGGCGAGACTGCCCCGGCCGACCGACCAGAGCCGCTGGATGTCGGGCACGCTGATCACGAACACCCGGGCGTCGGGCAGGCCGGACCTGAGCTGGCCCAGTGCCGCGTCGATGTTGCTCCGGAACGTACCGACCGAGGTCATGCCCGCCTCGGAACTGGTGCAGGCGTCGTTCGCGCCGATCAGCATCGTCACGTAGTCGACGTCCTGCGAGACGGCGGTGCCGGCCTGGCCGGCCATGTCCGCGGACTTCGCGCCGGACCGCCCGTCGTTGTGGTTGCGGCCGTTGATCGCTGGGTTCACGGCACGGATGCGCAGGTAGTGGCTGTTCACCGACGCGTCGTCGCCGGTGCTGAACGATCGGGACGGGCAGTCGGCGTACCAGCCGCAGGCGTTGAAGCCGCGGGTGATCGAGTCACCCAGGCTTGCCATCGAGCTGGGCGGTGGACCGGGATCGGCGGCTGCCGGACCGCTCCCGACGGAGGTCACGAGTACGGCGGTGACGAGGAGCGTGGACAGCAGGGTGCCGGTACGGCGTACGGCGGACATGGGCGGCCTCCGGATCACGGTTTCCTTGGCCAGCTGCGGTGCGCAGATCATATAGACCTGTCTCAGTTGCCACAACGCGTTGAACCATAAGGCATCCGTCCTCTACCAGCCGATATGCTAAGAGTCTTGTTCATGATCTTAGATATCTGAATACTCGTTAAGGATGTGCCATCTCGGCGCAGAAACCTCCAAACCCCCCATGGGAGGCTCCATATGCGACCCACAAGGTCCCCGATCCGCGTCGCCGCGATAACGTTCGCGGCCGGATCCCTCGTCGCCGGACTGCTGGTGTCCGTACCCGCGCAGGCCGCACCGGCCCCGGCCTCGCCGGAGGCCGCGACGGCGCTCTCGGAGCGGCTCGGTGCCCGTTCCGCCGGCACGTACCTGGACGCCGGCGGCAAGATGGTCGTCACGGTGACCGACGAGTCCGCGGCCCGCGAGGTCCGGGCCTCCGGCGCGACCGCCAAGGTCGTCGCCCGAGGATCCGCCGAACTCGCGGGCGTGACCGACGAGCTGTACCGGTCGGCCCGGATCCCGGGCACCGCCTGGTACGTCGACCCGGTCAGCAACCAGGTCGTCGTCGACGTGGACAGCACCGTCACCGGCGCCAAGCTCGCCAAGGTCAACGCGGTGGCGGCCCGGTTCGGTGGCGCGGTACGGGTCCAGTCGGTCCCCGGCACGTTCAGCACCACCATCTCCGGCGGCCAGGCGATCTACACCAGCGGCAGCCGGTGCTCGCTGGGCTTCAACGTCCGCAGCGGCAGCACCTACTACTTCCTCACCGCCGGGCACTGCACCGCCGGTGGGGCGAACTGGTCGGGCAGCTCCGGCGGTTCGGTGATCGGCACCCGGACCGGCAGCAGCTTCCCGGGCAACGACTACGGCATCGTCCGGTACAACAGCACCGCGCAGCAGCCCGGCGACGTCTGGCTGTACAGCGGCACCCGGGACATCACCGGTGCGGCCAACGCGACCGTCAACCAGTCGGTGCAGCGCAGCGGCAGCACCACCGGGCTGCGCAGCGGCCGGGTGACCGCGCTCAACGCCACCGTCACCTACCAGGGCAGCGGCACGGTCTCCGGCCTGATCCGGACCACCGTCTGCGCCCAGCCCGGCGACAGCGGCGGCCCGCTCTTCGCCGGCAGCACCGCGCTGGGTCTGACCTCGGGCGGCAGCGGCAACTGCACCAGCGGCGGCACGACGTTCTTCCAGCCGGTGGTCGAGGCGCTCAACGCGTACGGCGTCAGCATCTACTGAGCTGGCCGATCCTCATGATCGGCGTGATCGGGTTTTCCTCGGTCGGTCGTCGGCGGTCGCCGGCACCACCTCCCCGATCACGCCGATCATGGCGGTCCGGGGCGGGCCTGGTACGCCGTCCGGTCGGTCAGCCGGCCGCCTGCCGCTCGGGCGGGTGGCGGCGGGTCCAGTGGACCAGGGTCAGCACCACGGCCAGCGGCCAGAGGACCTCGGCGCCGGCGGTCATCCGCTCGGCGAGGCCCGCCGTGCCGCCGTCGGGAAGTTGCAGGGCCAGCCACAGCCCGAGGGCGAGCATGGTCCCGCTGGCCGCGAACCCGACCGTCGGGCGCAGCGCCCAGGGCAGGTCCCGGCCGCCTGGACCCGGAGCCGGACGCCGTGGGCGGCTGCGGCGGATGACGGCGAGTGCCGCCAGCCCCGGCCAGGCCGCGAGCGCGACGAAGGCGACGACGGCGGCGATCCCGTGCGCTGGAGGCGTCCTGGCCCCGTCGAGCTTGGGCACCGCCGCCACCAGTACGGTCGCCGCGCCGCCACAGCCGTAGAGCACCCGGGCGGCGAGCGGGACCGGGCGCAGCCCGATCGCGGTCACCAGGTGCGCCACGCCGAGCCCGGCGAGGCAGCTGATCAGGATCAGCCGGTCCATCATCCCGTACGACGAGAGCGAGCTGATGGTGTCCCCGATCGGGTCGTACCCGGGTGGCTGGCGCAGGGCCGCGATGGTCCATCCGATGGTCAGCAGCACCGGGGCCGCCACGGACGAGAAGACCGCCCACCAGGGCACCGCAGGCATGCCGTCACCCTACGTGACGATATGCCCGGGTACAGGTCGATACAGCGGTCCGGGCCCGGGAGGAGTCAGGTCGGACCGGGATCCGCCACCTGGTCGAGCAGGCCGAGGGCGTACGCGGCGACGATCGCGCCGGCCCGGTTGCGGGTACCGAGTTTGAGGAACAGCCGCCCCTGGGTGTTCTCCACCGTCTTCTCCGCGATGTCGAGCAGCCGTGCGGTCTGCCGTACGGTGTGGCCCATCGCGATGGACCGGAGGATGTCCGCCTCGCGCGAACTGAGCTGTGGCAACCGGCCCTCGGGACGATGGGTCGACAGGCCGGGCCGGAGCCCGGCGGCGGCGTCCGCCG
The nucleotide sequence above comes from Plantactinospora soyae. Encoded proteins:
- a CDS encoding SGNH/GDSL hydrolase family protein, whose translation is MSAVRRTGTLLSTLLVTAVLVTSVGSGPAAADPGPPPSSMASLGDSITRGFNACGWYADCPSRSFSTGDDASVNSHYLRIRAVNPAINGRNHNDGRSGAKSADMAGQAGTAVSQDVDYVTMLIGANDACTSSEAGMTSVGTFRSNIDAALGQLRSGLPDARVFVISVPDIQRLWSVGRGSLAARSAWSLFGICQSMLANPTSNAQADVDRRNRVRQRVVEFNTQLAEACAAYGSNCAFDGNAVFNFPFALGQLSSWDYFHPNASGQQALADISYGAGFRW
- a CDS encoding S1 family peptidase — protein: MRPTRSPIRVAAITFAAGSLVAGLLVSVPAQAAPAPASPEAATALSERLGARSAGTYLDAGGKMVVTVTDESAAREVRASGATAKVVARGSAELAGVTDELYRSARIPGTAWYVDPVSNQVVVDVDSTVTGAKLAKVNAVAARFGGAVRVQSVPGTFSTTISGGQAIYTSGSRCSLGFNVRSGSTYYFLTAGHCTAGGANWSGSSGGSVIGTRTGSSFPGNDYGIVRYNSTAQQPGDVWLYSGTRDITGAANATVNQSVQRSGSTTGLRSGRVTALNATVTYQGSGTVSGLIRTTVCAQPGDSGGPLFAGSTALGLTSGGSGNCTSGGTTFFQPVVEALNAYGVSIY
- a CDS encoding WD40 repeat domain-containing protein — translated: MTGGRTWTTAGDPGGRTADGSGRSWQPGWTWGPDGRRPRPGPARPGPYQPVPAWVTQLVGYTDDRTGRPHALVTSYAGARVVLDLLDGRPVGAVDERAHASICATARIAGELMIVSGAGSGYLQVSDLDSGRSRWRRWCGDVRSLGTVILAGRPHAVLTGGSPNLQVWSLAAEGGERVGTLRVGAERIAVLATTETGDDAMVAVGTGTGRVSLWRLVTDPGDGDGVRGEPLGEYAFEVPGLVNVLRFADWREQRVLLGAAGRLARVWTVAGGTPLGPVFSAHTGQVNSVVAGRLGDRPVLWSGDDSTVRAWLPESGTQVGEAYRYPYEAAPTCTIAVEITRRSMLVTGDAAGLVWVWDPDRPYPFRREAPTGGGAVEEPDGVPEPTRLAITEVAGRPVVLAGFAGQPVRGLDPVRGAEVEVPVDGSPAVPVLLVPGHPPLLARLGTDTIEVWDPGSGARIGAPVPCPPGVVGPDGAVGPCESGLVDGRRVLLLAAGAELCRLDVESGRITGPLTGHSGRVRAIAFGELAGVPVVLTAAEDDTVRLWDARSGRSVRTVLDGHGGAAYAVVVATVDGRRLVFSAGRNGQVRSLDLTDLVRTEPDGVGSSRADLAGTEPAGEYVEPALPEPTVLMTATGPVRSLAVTRADGVVWLVAADGAVLRWHPVGAATPPGQTIELGATVTDLVARSDLLVVAATDGLIGYRPSPV
- a CDS encoding DUF998 domain-containing protein, with translation MPAVPWWAVFSSVAAPVLLTIGWTIAALRQPPGYDPIGDTISSLSSYGMMDRLILISCLAGLGVAHLVTAIGLRPVPLAARVLYGCGGAATVLVAAVPKLDGARTPPAHGIAAVVAFVALAAWPGLAALAVIRRSRPRRPAPGPGGRDLPWALRPTVGFAASGTMLALGLWLALQLPDGGTAGLAERMTAGAEVLWPLAVVLTLVHWTRRHPPERQAAG
- a CDS encoding winged helix-turn-helix transcriptional regulator, with the translated sequence MSAPEALNWSVENCTIARAMEILGERWTIVVLREVFSGVRRFDDMRRRTQIPRQVLTDRLAMLVERGVLRREPYREPGARLRHEYRLTTKGLDLWPVLVAVLEWGDRYLADPAGSPLSTVHRGCEAEMRVVLRCTAGHEVASPRDVVPRPGPGARTHT
- a CDS encoding PaaI family thioesterase; translated protein: MTETQLDTRNRSFSWADPAEGIAQLGRRGGLELLRAMIAGEVPTPPVSQLIAMGRMTADEGRVSVELTPQEFHYNPLGTVHGGVLSILLDTAAGCAVHSTLPAGMGYTSLDLNVKFLRPVTVDSGLLRCEGTVLQRGRRTALAEARLTDGRGKLVAHATSSCLLFEAPTAPGA